One Actinomadura viridis genomic region harbors:
- a CDS encoding adenosine deaminase — protein MEARLASPRHDSDRPPALDGSAASRDLAALPKAHLHLHFTGSMRHSTLVELAAAHEVHLPDALVEDWPPKLRATDERGWFRFQRLYDIARSVLRTPGDLRRLLRETAEDEAAEGSRWLEIQVDPSGYAARFGGLTPTVELVLDAAREAEAATGVGIGVVIAANRTKHPLDAKTLARLAVRYAGKGVVGFGLSNDERRGRAYDFGGAFRIARRGGLLSVPHGGELLGPTSVRECLETLSADRLGHGVRATEDPRLLAEIVERGVTLEVCPASNVSLGVAATAADVPLRTLYESGARLALGADDPLLFGSRLVRQYELARAEHGFGDAELAELARQSILGSAAPESVRTRVLAAIADWERTPTGG, from the coding sequence ATGGAGGCCCGTCTCGCATCACCCCGTCACGATTCCGACCGCCCCCCGGCCCTCGACGGCAGCGCGGCCTCGCGCGACCTGGCGGCGTTGCCCAAGGCCCACCTGCACCTGCACTTCACCGGGTCCATGCGCCACTCGACGCTGGTCGAGCTGGCCGCCGCGCACGAGGTGCACCTGCCGGACGCCCTGGTCGAGGACTGGCCGCCGAAGCTGCGCGCCACCGACGAGCGCGGCTGGTTCCGGTTCCAGCGGCTCTACGACATCGCCCGCTCCGTCCTGCGCACCCCCGGCGACCTGCGCCGGCTGCTGCGCGAGACGGCCGAGGACGAGGCCGCCGAGGGGTCGCGCTGGCTGGAGATCCAGGTGGATCCGAGCGGGTACGCGGCGCGCTTCGGCGGGCTCACCCCCACCGTCGAGCTGGTCCTGGACGCGGCCCGCGAGGCCGAGGCGGCCACCGGCGTCGGCATCGGCGTGGTGATCGCGGCCAACCGCACCAAGCACCCCCTGGACGCCAAGACCCTGGCCCGGCTGGCGGTGCGCTACGCGGGGAAGGGCGTCGTGGGGTTCGGGCTGTCCAACGACGAGCGCCGCGGGCGCGCCTACGACTTCGGCGGGGCGTTCAGGATCGCCCGGCGCGGCGGGCTGCTGTCGGTGCCGCACGGCGGCGAGCTGCTGGGCCCCACCAGCGTCCGGGAGTGCCTGGAGACGCTGTCCGCCGACCGCCTGGGCCACGGGGTGCGGGCGACCGAGGATCCCCGGCTGCTGGCCGAGATCGTGGAGCGCGGGGTGACCCTGGAGGTCTGCCCCGCGTCCAACGTGAGCCTGGGCGTGGCCGCGACGGCCGCCGACGTCCCGCTGCGGACCCTGTACGAGTCGGGCGCCCGGCTGGCCCTCGGCGCGGACGACCCGCTGCTGTTCGGCTCACGGCTGGTCCGGCAGTACGAGCTGGCCCGCGCCGAGCACGGCTTCGGCGACGCGGAGCTGGCCGAGCTGGCCCGCCAGTCCATCCTCGGCTCGGCGGCCCCGGAGTCGGTCCGGACGCGCGTGCTGGCCGCCATCGCCGACTGGGAACGGACCCCCACCGGAGGCTGA